One Bacillus solimangrovi genomic window carries:
- the thiE gene encoding thiamine phosphate synthase, whose translation MYKDSIENYLQLYFIMGSENCYVDPIHVLEEAIKGGVTCFQFREKGASALKGREKEELARMLQSICQKHRIPFIVNDDLHLAEMLKADGVHVGQQDTEISYVRKQFSKQIVGLSVHTIAEAIDAKRNEVDYIGVGPIYSTTTKVDAKSSIGPNRIRNIIKEGVDIPTVGIGGINQTNCDQVLEAGASGIAVISAISNAVSPLEAASQLRKKER comes from the coding sequence ATGTATAAAGACAGTATAGAAAATTATTTACAGCTATATTTCATAATGGGCAGTGAAAATTGTTATGTTGATCCGATTCACGTGTTAGAAGAAGCCATTAAAGGTGGTGTAACATGTTTTCAATTCCGCGAAAAAGGGGCGAGTGCTTTAAAGGGGAGAGAGAAAGAGGAATTAGCACGGATGTTGCAATCAATTTGCCAAAAGCACCGTATCCCATTTATTGTGAACGATGACTTACATTTAGCAGAAATGTTAAAGGCTGACGGAGTACATGTTGGTCAGCAAGATACAGAAATTTCTTATGTGCGTAAACAATTTTCTAAACAGATCGTGGGTTTGTCAGTGCATACAATTGCAGAAGCAATTGATGCAAAGCGAAATGAAGTTGATTACATTGGTGTAGGGCCAATTTATTCTACAACTACAAAAGTAGATGCAAAAAGTTCAATTGGTCCAAACAGAATCCGTAACATCATAAAAGAGGGTGTTGATATTCCGACAGTTGGAATTGGAGGAATCAATCAAACAAATTGTGATCAAGTATTAGAGGCTGGAGCGAGTGGTATAGCAGTGATTTCAGCGATAAGTAATGCTGTTTCACCACTTGAGGCAGCAAGTCAATTACGAAAAAAAGAAAGGTAA
- a CDS encoding methyl-accepting chemotaxis protein, with protein sequence MITNMHHIINNVKKAITGISSSSDHLQTISEEMVVTSEQIAGSIEEVAQGAGNQAQEVDKMSEKTNVLLSKINQVHESVNLIKDLSLKSTNASNEGLESLEELQVKSDRSNSEVKSVKNVLENLVLKVKEIESVSESISNISNQTNLLALNASIEAARAGESGKGFAVVAEEVRKLAEQSAQATSEIHDKISTIQIESERAKEAMGKTIAISFEQQDAVLHTSDAFKNIASMMHHLVKSIEDIALEVNQIRDNENIVNNSIQSVSAISQQSAAATEEISASTDDQLMALRTISGTVQELNQACSELEKLISKFKLN encoded by the coding sequence ATGATAACAAACATGCATCACATTATTAATAATGTAAAAAAAGCGATAACTGGAATTTCATCTTCATCTGATCATTTACAAACAATCAGCGAAGAAATGGTTGTAACTAGTGAACAAATAGCTGGGTCAATTGAAGAAGTTGCCCAGGGAGCTGGTAATCAAGCTCAAGAAGTTGACAAAATGAGTGAAAAAACAAATGTACTTCTAAGTAAAATTAACCAAGTTCACGAATCAGTTAATCTTATCAAAGATTTATCTCTTAAATCTACAAATGCCAGTAATGAAGGGCTGGAAAGTTTAGAAGAATTACAAGTCAAATCAGATCGCTCAAATTCTGAAGTCAAATCGGTCAAAAATGTTCTCGAAAATCTCGTTCTAAAAGTAAAAGAGATTGAGTCTGTTTCAGAATCTATTTCAAACATATCTAATCAAACCAACTTACTTGCGCTTAATGCTAGCATAGAAGCAGCTAGGGCTGGAGAAAGCGGAAAAGGATTTGCAGTCGTTGCAGAAGAAGTCCGAAAACTAGCTGAGCAATCTGCACAAGCAACAAGCGAGATACATGATAAAATTTCTACAATTCAGATCGAATCAGAACGTGCAAAGGAAGCGATGGGCAAAACAATTGCGATAAGTTTTGAACAACAGGATGCAGTTTTGCATACGAGTGATGCATTCAAAAACATCGCTTCGATGATGCATCATTTGGTCAAATCAATCGAAGATATAGCATTAGAAGTTAATCAAATAAGAGATAATGAAAATATTGTAAATAATTCAATTCAAAGTGTATCAGCAATCTCTCAACAATCAGCAGCAGCCACTGAAGAAATTAGTGCTTCTACAGATGATCAATTGATGGCTTTACGTACAATCTCTGGCACAGTACAAGAACTTAATCAAGCTTGTTCAGAACTAGAGAAATTGATTTCCAAATTCAAATTAAATTAA